AAAGTAGTCAAACTCACAAAGAAAAAAGAAGAGTTCGTCAACTTTATGATTGAGGATCAAACCGGTGAGATTGAATGTGTTGCCTTCCCAAAAACTTATGCAGAATTTAAACATCTATTCACGGAAGACAATACAGTCTTCATTCGCGGGATCTTAGAACGTCTAGATGCCGACGAATCGGAGTTAAAAGGTCAAATCATAGTAAATAAATTAGAAGAACTAAATTCTGTAACCATTGAAAAGAAAATGGAAAAAACTCTTCATTTAACAATCAATATGTTGGAAGAGAAAAATAGGGACGTGATTTTAAAACTTCAAGATGTTCTTTCTGTTCACCGAGGGGCATCCTCTGTGTTCTTTCATTTGGTTGGTAAAGATGATGAAAAAAAAGTCATTCGTGCCCATGATCATTTTTCAATAGAAATTACTTCGGACCTTATGAAAATGTTGACCGACATACTTGGAAAAGGTGCTGTTCGTTATACCGTTGGCGAAGAAGTGAGAATCTTCGGATAAAATTTGTGGAGGCCTCTACACTTTCCTTAACTTTATTATTAGAGTTTCTTTGGATGGGTTCAGGGGCTTTTTTCTGTTTGATTTGGTCTCTTTCCAATTTAATTCGGAATCGTAACCTTTCTGGATTTGTTTGGTCCTTTATTCTTTTTTCTACAGGACTTTGGTTACTTACCGGTGCCTTTATGTTCACTGGTTTTTATATCTACTTTCCCTCCATTGCTTTAATCCATATACCGTTTGTTTTTTTAGCGTCTACCTTACTTTATTTGTATTTAGAATATTTGTTTTTAGAAAAACCAATTCAAATCAAAGTGTATCATTTTTTTCCAGCCTTTGTATCCGTTCTATGTTTGATTCCATTCTACTCTGGTTCAGATTCTGAAAGGTTAAACATTTTAGAAAGTATGGGACAAACGGAATATGGAACCGTTGTTGTGGGTCTAAACTTTGGAATTAAAATTTCTATTTTGCTTTCGGTGGGGTTATTCCTTTTGAAAGAGTGGATACCAAACGTTCGTTTGTCCGTTTTCTTTTCTAAAAAAGCAATTTATTCCCTTGTATTTGTCCTTCTCATTTGGATTGATTTGTTACTCGGAAGTATTGGTTTTACATTTCAGCTTCCTTTTTTCCGAAAGCTCAGTGCTTATCTTTTGCCTGTTCTTATGTATTTTTACTATTTCACTCGTGAACTTTGGGCCCCTTTTGTAGCCGACGTTCGAGATAGTATCCAAAGAAATAAATATGAAAAATCTAAATTAGTATCGGTCCAGTTAGAAACCATTGATCAAAGGTTATACGAACTGATGCGCGAAAAGATTTTTTGTGATGAAGACCTTAACCTTTC
This genomic interval from Leptospira perdikensis contains the following:
- a CDS encoding helix-turn-helix domain-containing protein codes for the protein MGSGAFFCLIWSLSNLIRNRNLSGFVWSFILFSTGLWLLTGAFMFTGFYIYFPSIALIHIPFVFLASTLLYLYLEYLFLEKPIQIKVYHFFPAFVSVLCLIPFYSGSDSERLNILESMGQTEYGTVVVGLNFGIKISILLSVGLFLLKEWIPNVRLSVFFSKKAIYSLVFVLLIWIDLLLGSIGFTFQLPFFRKLSAYLLPVLMYFYYFTRELWAPFVADVRDSIQRNKYEKSKLVSVQLETIDQRLYELMREKIFCDEDLNLSKLADMAEVKPGQLSEYFHKRYGFGFYQYINQYRIDEAKRLLLEAEERSILSVADAVGFNSKSTFNRVFLETVGTTPSEFRKQSKSN